One Scyliorhinus canicula chromosome 14, sScyCan1.1, whole genome shotgun sequence genomic region harbors:
- the poglut3 gene encoding protein O-glucosyltransferase 3 isoform X4: protein MRYRMYGTASEGLKIEIFHQGQHVGQSPFILKGPVYHEYCYCPEEEPQKWKDTVSCPAEEEQISSDFTNFPSIDLALLLEEVPNRFGDRGIVHYTILDNQIYRRTMGRYTDFKMFSDEMLLSLTRKVRLPNVEFYVNVGDWPLETRQMKDNPLPIISWCGSEDTADIVLPTYDITRSTLETLRGVTNDLLSIQGQTGPAWCNKTEQAFWRGRDSREERLKLVRISRNNPEVLDAGITAYFFFREEEKELGKAPLISFFDFFKYKYQVNVDGTVAAYRFPYLMLGDSLVLKQDSKYYEHFYRSLKPWKHYVPLKRDMSDVIERIKWVKDNDAEAQKIARSGQALARELLQPSSLYCYYYIVLQEYAKRQTTKPEIREGMEHVLQPTDNESFCNCKRKANIKEEL from the exons GGCCAGTTTATCATGAATACTGTTACTGTCCAGAAGAAGAGCCTCAGAAATGGAAAGATACGGTATCTTGTCCTGCAGAAGAGGAACAGATTTCTAGCGACTTCACTAATTTTCCCAGTATAGACCTTGCACTCCTACTAGAAGAAGTGCCAAACCGATTCGGCGATCGAGGAATTGTTCACTACACCATATTGGATAACCAGATTTATCGACGAACCATGGGACGGTACACAGACTTCAAAATGTTTTCAGATGAAATGCTGCTTTCTTTAACAAGGAAA GTTCGATTGCCCAATGTTGAATTCTATGTAAATGTTGGAGATTGGCCACTAGAAACCCGTCAAATGAAGGATAACCCCTTGCCCATTATTTCTTGGTGTGGCTCTGAGGATACTGCAGATATTGTCCTTCCAACATATGACATAACACGCTCTACATTAGAAACACTCCGTGGTGTAACAAATGATCTTCTCTCCATTCAAGGACAGACTG GTCCTGCCTGGTGTAATAAAACAGAGCAAGctttttggagaggcagggatagtCGCGAAGAGAGATTGAAACTAGTAAGGATTTCCAGAAACAATCCTGAGGTGTTGGATGCAGGAATAACTGCCTATTTCTTCTTTCGTGAAGAAGAGAAAGAACTTGGAAAGGCGCCATTGATCAGTTTCTTTGACTTCTTTAAG TATAAATACCAAGTGAATGTGGATGGTACTGTGGCAGCTTACAGGTTCCCGTACCTTATGTTGGGTGACAGCCTTGTATTGAAGCAGGATTCTAAATATTATGAGCACTTCTACAGATCTCTGAAGCCATGGAAACACTATGTTCCGCTGAAAAGAGATATGAGTGATGTTATTGAGAGGATTAAATGGGTGAAG GACAATGATGCTGAAGCTCAGAAAATTGCCAGATCAGGACAAGCTCTAGCTAGAGAGCTCCTGCAGCCCTCCAGTCTTTACTGTTACTATTACATAGTCTTACAG GAGTATGCCAAAAGGCAGACTACTAAGCCAGAAATTCGAGAGGGAATGGAACATGTTCTTCAGCCAACTGACAATGAATCCTTTTGTAACTGCAAGAGAAAGGCCAATATAAAGGAAGAACTTTAA